The sequence below is a genomic window from Ornithobacterium rhinotracheale.
ACGGTATATATATTAGACGAACCTACGACGGGCTTGCATTTTGAGGACATACGAGTTTTGATGAATGTAATACAGCGATTGGTAGATTTAGGCAATACCATCATCATCATAGAGCATAATATTGATGTGATACGAATGGCAGATTACATCATTGATATAGGCCCTGAGGGCGGCGCCAAAGGCGGAACCGTAGTGGCACAAGGCACGCCCAATGAGATAAAAAAATCGAAGAAGAGTATTACAGCACAATTTATATAACCAAGAAGAGAGTTTTTAAGCTCTCTTTTTTTGTTTTAAATATTTTTTATTGTAGTTATTGTGCGTATGTTTTTTATAATTAAAATTACCCGTAGTGCATTATAAAAAAAGGTTGCCCATGAGCCTAAAGAAAAGTAAATTGCATTGGTTACCAATCAAATACAATTATGAGCAACCTAGAGGCAAGTTACAATTTTATTTTGAATAAACTAATAGAAATTTCAGGAACTGAAAATTTCTATTTTAAACCAGTGAAACCAAAATTATCTGATATAGAGCTGATAAGCTTAATTATTTTAGCAGAATTTAAATCTATCGACTCTGAGTACCAGCTTTTTAGAGAGATAAAAGGTTGGGCTATTGAATCTAAAATTGAAAGGAGTGTTTACAACAGAAGAAAACGAAAACTCTTCCCTTTTCTTGAAGAAATTAGGTGCAAAATGGTGAAAAAGTTCAATGATTTTGAAAACTATTTCTTGGTGGACAGCATGCCTTTAGAAGTGTGTAAATTATCCCGCTCTTCCAGAAGCAAAATCTGTAAAGAAAATAGCTTTTCAATGCCAAATAAAGGTTTTTGTGCTTCTCAAAATCTACACTTTTATGGTTACAAGCTACATGCGATCTGTTCTATTGCTGGTGTGTTCCAAAGTTTTGACTTATCTCCCGCCTCCGTTCACGACATTCATTATTTGAAAGACATAAAACTTCAAATTTCTGATTGCGTGTTACTTGGAGACAGGGGCTATCTTTCTCAAACGGTTCAGCTTGACTTGTTCAATGAGGTGAAAATCCAGTTAGAAACCCCTAAAAGAAAAAATCAAAAAGATTACAAACCTCAGTTCTATCCATTCAGAAAGTATAGAAAACGTATAGAAACTTTATTCTCGCAGTTGTGTGACCAATTTATGATACGGCGTAATTATGCCAAATCTTTTGAAGGATTCAAAACAAGAATATTGGCAAAAATTACCTCCTTGACTACTATTCAATATCTCAATAAATTTGTCTTTCATAGTAACATTAACAATTTAAAAATTAACCTCATTCGATAATGCACTACGGGTTAAAATTTGTATTTCAGCATATTTTTTATTAAAATTACCCGTAGTGCATTATAAAAAAGGTTGCTCATGTGACGGAAGAATAGTGAATTTTACTGGTTTTCAATTAAATAAAATTACAAGCCGCCTAGGGACAAGTTGCAATTTTATTTTTATCTAAAATTGAAAGGCTCGTTTGCAGCGAAGAAAACGAAAATTTTTCCTTTCTTTGGGAATATTGGCGAAAATGATCTTCCTGATTATCATTCAATATCACAATAAATTAATCTCATTTGGATAATGCACTACGGGTTAAAATTGTCTTATTGATAAATTTTAAATGAGAAAAATATATGATAGCTGAGATTATTTATTTGGTTGCTGCATTTTTTATTTTAGGAACTTTGATTTTGAACATCTCTAAAAGATTATAGTAGAACAGATAAGAAGACATTAGTTCTAAATGTCATTGGTGTATTAATCATTGCCAGTTACATCATCAAATTCGTTATCAAAAATGAAATCATATAATCAATCGCTGATTACATTATTAAAAAATTAGATATAAAAACGCCTCCAAAAGTCCTTCTGCGCATGATTCAGAAGCTCCCCCCCAGACCACATTTTGCACTATAATCGCATAACATCATTGAAAAAGGATGAAAAAACTTTACAGTGTAAAGAGCAGAAAAACAATCAATTAATAAAAACCTGTAAAAACACAGAAAAAAAAGTGGTTAAAAAATTTGGAGGTTAGGTAGGAAGTGTCTATATTTGCACTCCTTTTGAAACAGAAAGGGCAGTTCATTGAAGGTTGAGGAAAGGAAGATAAAAAAGTAAAATTTTATTTGGATTGTAAGATAAAAAGACATTATATTTGCAGTCCGTTTCAGAATCAACCAAAAGAGCGGTGCGAAAAAAAAAAACTTGAAAAAAGTTTTGGTAGGAATAAAAAAGTTACTATATTTGCATCCGCTTTAAGAGATGAAGCGAAAAAGAGGAGTTCATTAAGATTAAAAGATAGAAGAAAAATAAAAGCCAAGTGTCAATTCGATGAGTTATCAGGAGGTAGGGCTTTAGCGTTATAATTGATTAGAAAAAAAATAAGGAATTACAACGGAGAGTTTGATCCTGGCTCAGGATGAACGCTAGCGGGAGGCTTAACACATGCAAGTCGAGGGAGAATCAGTTTTCGGACTGAGGGAACCGGCGCACGGGTGCGTAACGCGTATGCAACTTGCCCTTATCAGGAGGATAGCCCGGGGAAACTCGGATTAATACTTCATAGGATCTTGTTTGGCATCAGATAAGATTGAAAGAAATTCGGATAAGGATAGGCATGCGTCAGATTAGCTAGTTGGTAGTGTAACGGACTACCAAGGCGATGATCTGTAGGGGGCCTGAGAGGGTGATCCCCCACACTGGTACTGAGACACGGACCAGACTCCTACGGGAGGCAGCAGTGAGGAATATTGGACAATGGAGGGAACTCTGATCCAGCCATCCCGCGTGCAGGAAGACGGCCTTATGGGTTGTAAACTGCTTTTGTATGGGGATAAATCTACTTACGTGTAGGTAGTTGAAGGTACCATACGAATAAGCATCGGCTAACTCCGTGCCAGCAGCCGCGGTAATACGGAGGATGCAAGCGTTATCCGGATTCATTGGGTTTAAAGGGTCCGTAGGCGGGCTAATAAGTCAGTGGTGAAATTTTGTCGCTTAACGATAAAACTGCCATTGATACTGTTAGTCTTGAGTGATATTGAAGTAGCTGGAATGTGTAGTGTAGCGGTGAAATGCATAGATATTACACAGAACACCGATTGCGAAGGCAGGTTACTAAGTATTAACTGACGCTGAAGGACGAAAGCGTGGGGAGCGAACAGGATTAGATACCCTGGTAGTCCACGCAGTAAACGATGCTAACTCGTTTTCGGGGAGCAATCTTCGGAGGCCAAGCGAAAGTGATAAGTTAGCCACCTGGGGAGTACGTTCGCAAGAATGAAACTCAAAGGAATTGACGGGGGCCCGCACAAGCGGTGGAGCATGTGGTTTAATTCGATGATACGCGAGGAACCTTACCAAGGCTTAAATGCATTATGACAGGAGTGGAAACACTTTTTTCTTCGGACAGAATGCAAGGTGCTGCATGGCTGTCGTCAGCTCGTGCCGTGAGGTGTTAGGTTAAGTCCTGCAACGAGCGCAACCCCTATCATTAGTTGCCAGCGTATAAAGACGGGGACTCTAATGAGACTGCCAACGCAAGTTGAGAGGAAGGTGGGGACGACGTCAAGTCATCACGGCCCTTACGTCTTGGGCCACACACGTGCTACAATGGTCGGTACAGAGGGCAGCTACCAGGCGACTGGATGCGAATCTCGAAAGCCGATCTCAGTTCGGATTGGAGTCTGCAACTCGACTCTATGAAGCTGGAATCGCTAGTAATCGCAAATCAGCCATGTTGCGGTGAATACGTTCCCGGGCCTTGTACACACCGCCCGTCAAGCCATGGAAGCTGGGGGTACCTGAAGTCGGTGACCGTAAAAGGAGCTGCCTAGGGTAAAACTAGTAACTGGGGCTAAGTCGTAACAAGGTAGCCGTACCGGAAGGTGCGGCTGGAACATCTCTTTTATAGAGCATAACGCAAAAGAGAGTTTTATATCTCGGAAAGAGATAACTTAGAGAGCGACACTTGCTTTTATTTTTCTGAATATCTTTAATAAAGAATAAAAAAAGAAAGACTGTAACAGGCAAAGAAGTCTCGTAGCTCAGCTGGTTAGAGCGCTACACTGATAATGTAGAGGTCGGCAGTTCGAGTCTGCCCGAGACTACAAGTTACGGTAAAGAGGAAGAAATCTAGGCGTTGAGAATTAATAAGATTAATGATAGGTTCGAATTCTTGATGAAAAGAGAATGGGGAATTAGCTCAGCTGGCTAGAGCGCCTGCCTTGCACGCAGGAGGTCATCGGTTCGACTCCGATATTCTCCACAGGAGTCTCGAGAGAGGCTAAAAGAAGTTCATTGACATACTGAAGTTGAAAAACGAACTAAAATAGAATAATTTTAGGAAGTAACGAGTAAAACAAAAAAGAAGTTGTATGTTAATTAAAGTTAGGCTAGGAATAGCTTGATGGAGAGAAGATATATAACAAAGCAAATAAGAATAACCGAGAACAAGAGCGCGGTTAGAAGAAATCGTTAAGGGCGTATGGCGGATGCCTAGGCTTTGAGAGGCGAAGAAGGACGTGGTAAGCTGCGAAAAGCTGCGGGGATTGGCACACACGAGTTGATCCGCAGATATCCGAATGGGGCAACCCGGCAGGTTGAAGACCTGTCACTCCTATGCAGGAGGGCGAACGCAGGGAACTGAAACATCTAAGTACCTGTAGGAAAAGAAATCAAACGAGATTCCCAGAGTAGTGGCGAGCGAAATGGGATTAGCCGAGATTATACGAATAGTGGAATCATTTGGAAAGATGAACCGAAGGAAGTGAAAGTCTTGTACACGAAATGAGTATAATACGTATTAAGTAGGGCGGGACACGAGAAATCCTGTTTGAAGAAAGGGGGACCATCCTCTAAGGCTAAATACTCCTCAAAGACCGATAGTGAACAAGTACTGTGAAGGAAAGGTGAAAAGCACTTTGAATAAAAGGGTGAAAGAGAACCTGAAACCGTACGCCTACAAGCGGTCGGAGCAGCGCAAGCTGTGACGGCGTGCCTTTTGCATAATGAGCCTACGAGTTACTGTTACCGGCGAGGATAAGGTGTTAAGCACTGGATTCGGAGCGAGAGCGAGTCTGAATAGGGCGCGAAGTCGGTAGGAGTAGACGCGAAACCTTGTGATCTACCCATGGGCAGGTTGAAGCTGTGGTAACACACAGTGGAGGACCGAACCGGTTGACGTTGAAAAGTCTTCGGATGACCTGTGGGTAGGGGTGAAAGGCCAATCAAACTGGGAAATAGCTCGTACTCCCCGAAATGCATTTAGGTGCAGCGTTTAAATAGTTTATTAGAGGTAGAGCTACTGATAGGATGCGGGGGATTCACCTCCTACCAATTCCTGACAAACTCCGAATGCTAATAAATGGTTTTAAGCAGTGAGGGCATGGGTGCTAAGGTCCATGTCCGAGAGGGAAAGAACCCAGAATAACAGCTAAGGTCCCTAAATATATGTTAAGTTGAAACAAACGCGGTTGGATTGCACAGACAGCTAGGATGTTGGCTTGGAAGCAGCCATTCATTTAAAGAGTGCGTAACAGCTCACTAGTCGAGCGATCCGGCATGGATAATGATCGGGCATAAACATATTACCGAAGCTATATCATCGAGAGATGGGTAGGGGAGCATTCTATATTGGGTAGAAGCTAGACTGTAAGGTATAGTGGACTATATAGAAAAGAAAATGTAGGCATAAGTAACGATAAAATCAGTGAGAAACTGATTCGCCGTAAGACTAAGGTTTCCTCAGCTAT
It includes:
- a CDS encoding IS982 family transposase; translation: MSNLEASYNFILNKLIEISGTENFYFKPVKPKLSDIELISLIILAEFKSIDSEYQLFREIKGWAIESKIERSVYNRRKRKLFPFLEEIRCKMVKKFNDFENYFLVDSMPLEVCKLSRSSRSKICKENSFSMPNKGFCASQNLHFYGYKLHAICSIAGVFQSFDLSPASVHDIHYLKDIKLQISDCVLLGDRGYLSQTVQLDLFNEVKIQLETPKRKNQKDYKPQFYPFRKYRKRIETLFSQLCDQFMIRRNYAKSFEGFKTRILAKITSLTTIQYLNKFVFHSNINNLKINLIR